One part of the Sorangiineae bacterium MSr11954 genome encodes these proteins:
- a CDS encoding ABC transporter ATP-binding protein produces MLEIADIGLRFGGVQALDGVGLTVTQGSIHAVIGPNGAGKSSLLNCISGLYRPARGRIVLHRGQGTGGTDALLGLEPHAIARLGVARSFQNIELFRHLTVLENLMLGRHTRMSLSLLPSLLWFGAARRQEIAHRELVEEVIDLLALQAVRHKPVSTLAYGYAKRVELGRALCLQPSLLLLDEPMAGMNAEEKEDMARYILDVNELAGVTVVLIEHDMDLVMDISHRITVLDFGRLIADGTPEQVRRDPRVIDAYLGKEAS; encoded by the coding sequence TTGCTCGAGATCGCAGACATTGGACTGCGTTTCGGCGGCGTTCAAGCGCTCGACGGCGTGGGGCTGACGGTCACGCAAGGCAGCATTCACGCGGTGATCGGCCCGAACGGCGCCGGAAAGTCGAGCCTCCTCAATTGCATCTCGGGCCTGTATCGGCCCGCGCGCGGCCGCATCGTGCTTCACCGCGGCCAAGGGACGGGCGGGACGGACGCCCTGCTCGGCCTCGAACCCCATGCCATTGCGCGCCTGGGCGTGGCGCGATCGTTTCAGAACATCGAGTTGTTCCGACATCTCACGGTGCTGGAAAACCTCATGCTCGGGCGGCATACGCGAATGAGCCTTTCGCTTCTCCCGTCGCTGCTCTGGTTTGGGGCCGCCCGCCGCCAGGAGATCGCCCACCGCGAGCTGGTCGAGGAGGTCATCGACCTCTTGGCGCTGCAGGCCGTGCGTCATAAACCCGTCAGCACCTTGGCCTATGGCTACGCCAAGCGGGTGGAGCTCGGGCGGGCGCTCTGCCTGCAGCCGTCGCTGCTCCTGCTCGACGAGCCGATGGCCGGCATGAACGCCGAGGAAAAAGAGGACATGGCGCGCTACATCCTCGACGTCAACGAGCTGGCCGGCGTGACCGTGGTCTTGATCGAGCACGACATGGATCTCGTGATGGATATCTCCCACCGCATCACGGTGCTCGACTTCGGGCGCCTCATCGCCGATGGCACCCCCGAGCAAGTCCGCCGCGATCCGCGGGTCATCGACGCCTATTTGGGCAAGGAGGCTTCGTGA